CGGTGACAGATACAAATTTCAACTCCCCGGCCCTGACCAGCAGCCAAGTGTTGGTTAGAATGGCGTCTTTTCGATTCAAGGTGCTTTAAAGTGACAAGCCCACGACTGTTGCCTGCGGAATGGGCACCCCAGAGTGCCGTCCTGCTGACCTGGCCGCATCCAGGTACCGATTGGGCCGACTGCCTGGCCGAGGTGGAGCCCGTTTTCGAAGACATAGCGCGCGCGGTGCTGCGCCACGAACACCTGGTCATCAGTTGTGAACACGTGGTGCGTCTTCAGGCCCTGGAGAGAGACCTGAACCGTTACGCTGAAGAGAACGGATTGCCGGGCCGGGTCCGCACGGTGCCCGCACCGGCGAACGATACCTGGGCACGGGACCATGGGCCAATCACGGTGACGGACGGTGGCGTTCCGGTACTGCTGGATTTCCGGTTCAACGCCTGGGGCGGCAAGTTCCCGTTCGAAAAGGATGATGCTCTCAACAGCCACCTGGCCGGGGCCGGGGTGTTTGGCAAAACGCCCATGCAACCGGTGGAATTTGTCCTGGAAGGTGGCTCCATAGAGTCAGACGGTCTGGGCACTCTGCTTACCACCTCCGAATGTCTGCTCACACCCAGTCGCAACCCGGCACTGGACAGGACTGCCATAGAGCAATTGCTGTCAGAGGTTCTGGGGGCCGACCGTATCCTCTGGCTGAACCACGGCTACCTCGCCGGCGATGACACCGATAGCCACATCGATACCCTGGCGCGGTTCTG
The nucleotide sequence above comes from Marinobacter gudaonensis. Encoded proteins:
- a CDS encoding agmatine deiminase family protein, which gives rise to MTSPRLLPAEWAPQSAVLLTWPHPGTDWADCLAEVEPVFEDIARAVLRHEHLVISCEHVVRLQALERDLNRYAEENGLPGRVRTVPAPANDTWARDHGPITVTDGGVPVLLDFRFNAWGGKFPFEKDDALNSHLAGAGVFGKTPMQPVEFVLEGGSIESDGLGTLLTTSECLLTPSRNPALDRTAIEQLLSEVLGADRILWLNHGYLAGDDTDSHIDTLARFCAPDHICYVSCPDVADEHYSALAAMEEELQEFRQADGSLYRLTALPWPDAIHDDEGHRLPATYANFLIINDAVLFPVYGVAQDDEAIAIMTGIFPDRKIVPINCRALIQQHGSLHCVTMQIPAGVVT